DNA from Arthrobacter sp. SLBN-112:
AGACGTCCTCCTCCCACAGCTAATGTCCGGCAAGCTCCGGGTCAAGGACGCGGAGAATGTGCTTGAACGGGCCGGGGTGTGACAGTTAGACCTATCATCAGAAGATCCGGTCAACCAGGGGGAATCACCGTGACAGCACCAGCAGTAGCGTTTTCGGAAGCCGACTGGGAGGGGGCCGCGAAGGAGCGGCTCGGCGAACTGGACTGGAAGCCGGTGGAGGGCCAGGCAATTGCTCCTGGCACCGGGGAACGCGATTCCTGGTCTGAGCTACTGATCCGGCCCCGCCTCCTCGCCGCCCTCCAGCGCCTCAACCCGGCAGTCCCCGCCCAGTATTTGCAGCAGGCTCTGGCTGAAATCGCATCACTCAAGTCGAACGACGCGCTGGCCGAGAACCACCGCATCCACAACTGCCTCGTAGACGGCTACCGGCTGACCTACATTGACTCGGACGGCAATGAGGCCAACCCGACCATCCGACTGCTCAGCCAGGCGCCGGACCAGAATGACTGGCTCGCCGTCAACCAGGTCACTCTGGTGCAGGGCGACTACAAGCGGCGCTTCGACGTCGTGCTCTACTGCAACGGCATGCCCGTCAGCATCATCGAACTCAAGAAGGCCGGCAGCGCCCACGCCGACCTTCCCGGCGCCCACGCCCAGCTCCAGACCTACCTCCGCGAATTCCCCATGGCTTTCCGTTTCTGCGTCTTCACGCTCGCAAGCGACGGGATCCAAGCCAAATACGGAACGCCGTTCACCCCCTTTAATCACTTCTCACCATGGAACGTTGACGACGACGGCGTCCCCGTCCCCCAGGGGTACATGGTCGACGGCGATGCCGTCACCGCCTTGGACACCGCCCTTGACGGGCTCTACAACCAGGAGCGTTTCCTACAGCTCACCCGCAACTTCACCGCCTTCGACCAGGGCTCGGGCGGCCTGGCCAAGCGGATTGCGAAGCCGCACCAGTACTATGCGGTCACCAAGGCCGTGGCCAGCACCATCCAGGCGGTGGAGAGCAACGGCAAGGCTGGCGTTGTGTGGCACACCCAGGGTTCGGGCAAGTCCATGGAGATGGAACTGTATGCCAATATGGTGGCGCGGCAACCGAAGCTGAAGAACCCTACCGTTGTGGTCATCACCGACCGGAATGAGCTGGACGGCCAGCTGTTCGAAGGTTTCGACCGCAGCCTGCTCCTCGCCGAGCAACCCAAGCAGATCAGGAAGCGCTCCGAGCTGCGTGACGAGCTGAGCAACCGGACCACCGGCGGCATCTACTTCACCACGCTGCAGAAGTTCGGCCGCAGCAAATCGGAGAAGGACGCCGGTGCCGACCACCCGCTGCTGTCCGACCGGCGCAACATCATCGTCGTGGTGGACGAGGCACACCGCTCCCACTACGACGACCTGGACGGCTACGCCCGGCACCTCCGCGACGCGCTCCCCCATGCAACCCTGATTGCATTCACCGGAACGCCGATCTCCTTCGACGACCGCAATACCCAGGACGTCTTCGGCGACTACATCGACATCTATGACCTGTCGCGGGCCGTGGAAGACGGCGCCACGGTGCCCGTGTACTTTGAGCCTCGCCTCATCAAGGTGGGGCTGGCCGCGGACATCACTGAAGAAGACCTGGACAAATCCGCCGATGAACTGACACTGGGGCTCGACGATACGGAGCGCGCGCGCATCGAGGCGAGTGTCGCCGTCGTAAACGCCGTTTATGGTGCGCCGCAGCGCATTGCTGCGCTGGCCGAGGACCTGGTGGCGCACTGGGAGAACCGGCGCGAGCGGATGGGCAAGTTCATCGAGGCGCCGGGCAAGGCGATGATCGTGGGCGGGACGCGCGAGATCTGTGCGAAGCTGTACGCCGCGATTGTGGAGCTACGGCCGGACTGGCATTCGGACGACCTCTCGAAGGGCAGGATCAAGGTGGTGTACTCGGGCGACGCGACCGACGTGCCGCCGGTATCCGACCATGTGCGCCGGGATTCGATGAATGCCCAGGTCAAGGAGCGGCTCAAGAACGTCGACGACGAACTGGAACTGGTGATCGTCAAGGACATGATGCTCACCGGCTACGACTCTCCCCCACTGCATACCCTGTACCTGGACCGGCCGCTCAAGGGCGCGCTGCTCATGCAGACTCTGGCACGTGTAAACCGCACCTTCCGCGGCAAGGAGGACGGGCTGCTGGTGGCGTACGCGCCGCTGGCCGAGAACCTGGCGAAGGCGCTGGGCGAGTATACGAAGTCGGACCGGGCGAACAAGCCGGTGGGGAAGAACATTGATGAGGCTGTCGGCCTGGCGGTATCCCTGGTGGAGACTTTGCGCTCCTTATTGGCTGGGTACGACTGGAAAGCCGTGTGGATGAAGGGC
Protein-coding regions in this window:
- a CDS encoding type I restriction endonuclease subunit R — protein: MTAPAVAFSEADWEGAAKERLGELDWKPVEGQAIAPGTGERDSWSELLIRPRLLAALQRLNPAVPAQYLQQALAEIASLKSNDALAENHRIHNCLVDGYRLTYIDSDGNEANPTIRLLSQAPDQNDWLAVNQVTLVQGDYKRRFDVVLYCNGMPVSIIELKKAGSAHADLPGAHAQLQTYLREFPMAFRFCVFTLASDGIQAKYGTPFTPFNHFSPWNVDDDGVPVPQGYMVDGDAVTALDTALDGLYNQERFLQLTRNFTAFDQGSGGLAKRIAKPHQYYAVTKAVASTIQAVESNGKAGVVWHTQGSGKSMEMELYANMVARQPKLKNPTVVVITDRNELDGQLFEGFDRSLLLAEQPKQIRKRSELRDELSNRTTGGIYFTTLQKFGRSKSEKDAGADHPLLSDRRNIIVVVDEAHRSHYDDLDGYARHLRDALPHATLIAFTGTPISFDDRNTQDVFGDYIDIYDLSRAVEDGATVPVYFEPRLIKVGLAADITEEDLDKSADELTLGLDDTERARIEASVAVVNAVYGAPQRIAALAEDLVAHWENRRERMGKFIEAPGKAMIVGGTREICAKLYAAIVELRPDWHSDDLSKGRIKVVYSGDATDVPPVSDHVRRDSMNAQVKERLKNVDDELELVIVKDMMLTGYDSPPLHTLYLDRPLKGALLMQTLARVNRTFRGKEDGLLVAYAPLAENLAKALGEYTKSDRANKPVGKNIDEAVGLAVSLVETLRSLLAGYDWKAVWMKGGPKSFLNAVTGAVSYLRNPATPGNQPADGEESVAARYRKFSSQLSRAWALCSGSETLAELRPEIQVYEEIRVWMAKYDAADRQASGEPVPEDIQRLLGNLIASATSSGEVLDIYDAAGMPKPSLDDLTPEFIAKTQKARNPQLAIEALRKLIADESASSTRNNVIRQRAFSERITELMKKYTNQQLTSAEVIAELVALAREVAAEGKRGQQFTPPLNSDELAFYDAVAQNESAVEVQGEGVLADIARELVSVMRRDVRTDWTVRDDVRAKLRSSIKRLLVRFGYPPDKQPEAIKLVMEQMESMAPRFVEARA